Below is a window of Vibrio gazogenes DNA.
GTCTGGCTGCTCACGCGGTGCCGCCGGAATATCAAGGTCATACCGATGCCTATATAGATTATCTCTGTGATGAACTGTTGCCGGAAATCGCCCAACGTGAGTTGGCCGATGCCGTGGATGCCTTTTGTGAAACCATTGCATTTAGCCCGGCACAGGTGGAACGTTATTTTCGTACGGCTCAGTCTTTCGGGATGCCGGTGAAACTCCATGCGGAGCAATTATCCTCGCTGGGTGGCGCCACTCTGGCAGCCCGTTTTCAGGCGCTTTCAGCGGATCATCTGGAGTTTATGACTGAAACGGATGTTGCAGCAATGCGTGAGTCCGGCACGGTTGCCGTGTTGTTACCGGGCGCCTATTTCACCCTCAAAGAAACCCAACGTCCGCCCGTCGATCTGTTACGTCGCTATCAGGTGCCAATGGCGGTTGCAACGGACATCAATCCGGGTACGTCTCCGGTACTTTCACTACGTCTGATGATGAATATGGCTTGTACGCTCTTTGGTCTGACGCCCGAAGAAACGTTAGCTGCCACAACTATTCATGCCGCTCAAGCATTGGGTTTAGCCGAGAGCCACGGGCAACTGAGTGTCGGGAAAGTCGCTGATTTTGTTTGTTGGGATGTGGCAAGCCCGGGTGAGCTTAGTTACTGGCTGGGCGGTGATTTACTGAAAACACGAGTCAAAAGGGGAGTGATCAGTCATGTGGATGCCAATTGATCAGCCATTTCATTTTCGACCAGGGCAGAGTCCGCTCTTGGTCAGTATGCCTCATTGCGGAACGGCACTCCTGCCGGGGATGGATGCCCGACTGACCGATGCGGCCAAAGCACTGCCGGATACCGACTGGCATTTACCGGCGCTGTATGATTTCTTGGCCGAGATGGATGTCAGTGTCATTCAAGCCCACTATTCTCGGTACGTCGTCGATCTCAATCGTCCGGGCGATGATAAACCCTTGTATACCAGTAAAACCACCGGATTATTCCCCGACATCTTATTCTCGGGTGCGCCCGTATTTATCGATGGTGGGTTTGATGAGGCGACGAAAGCGCGTATCAAAGCCGAAATCTGGCAGCCTTATCATCAAAAAATCAGCGAGACGTTAGCGCAGATTCGTGACCGACACGGCTACGCAATCCTGTTCGATGCACACAGTATTGCCGCGCAGGTGCCGATGCTGTTTGACGGGACGTTGCCTGACTTTAATTTCGGAAATAACAATGGCCCTGCCTGTGACGCAACCATGCTGGAAAACCTAGCTGAGTTGGTACAACACAGCCCGTATACCCATGTGTGTAATGGTCGTTTCAAAGGGGGATACATCACCCGTCATTACGGGCAGCCTTCAGCGCAGATTCACGCAGTTCAACTGGAGCTCTCTCAAGCGACTTACCTTGTTGACGCCTCTCAGACGCATCATTCTCAAAGCGATGCATCAGACGCTCAACCGGAGCAGACAATATACCGACTGGATCCGGCCAAACAGCAGCGTGTCGGGCCTCTGTTACAGCAGTTGATTCAATCACTGTTAGCGCATGGTCACCCCACGGATGAAGTCAGATAAGGATTGAGGCAGGGTAAACATATTGAGGCAGGGTAAACATGAAGGTAAATGATATGACATTTAAAGCGATGATTTTAGAAGGGATTCCTGCAACTTTACCACCCAAGCGCGAGCGCAATGAAAACCTCAGCCATGCACCGAAAAGGAAAGCGATCCTGAGCCGTGAAGAAAAAATCCTCGCGGTCAGGAACGCACTTCGTTATTTCGACAAGCAACATCACGCCGAACTGGCTGCGGAGTTTTATGCAGAGCTGGAGACCTATGGCCGAATTTATATGTATCGGCTGATGCCGGATTACCCGATTACTGCACGTTCGATTGATGCATTTCCACATCAGTCGAAGCAGGCTGCGGCGATTATGCTGATGTTGAGTAACAACCTTGATGAAGCCGTCGCCCAGCATCCGCAGGAACTGATTACCTATGGCGGTAATGGTGCGGTGTTCTCCAACTGGGCTCAGTATCGTTTGACGATGAAATATCTGGCAGAAATGACCGATGAACAGACACTGGTGCTCTATTCCGGTCATCCGATGGGGTTGTATCCGTCCCATCCCAATGCACCGAGGGTCGTCGTGAGCAACGGCATGATGATCCCCAATTATTCAAAGCCGGATGATTGGGAGAAGTTCAATGCCTTAGGTGTGACTCAATACGGACAAATGACGGCGGGCTCGTTTATGTATATCGGTCCGCAAGGGATTGTGCATGGCACCACCATCACGGTGATGAATGCGGTCAGAATGAAACGCGATCGGGATTCGAGCACGCTACCGCTGTTCGTGACTTCCGGCTTGGGAGGCATGAGTGGGGCTCAACCCAAGGCTGCTGTGATTGCGCACACCATTGGGGTCGTTGCTGAAATCAATCCGAAAGCGGCCTATAAGCGTCATGAACAAGGGTGGGTGGATGAAGTTTATCCGGATTTAGACAAACTGATTGAACGGATCAAGCAGGCCCAAGTCGATAATCAGCCCGTTTCATTGGCCTATCTGGGGAATATTGTTGATTTGTGGGAGCGACTGGCTACAGAGGATATCCACATCGACTTAGGGTCGGATCAAACGTCACTGCACAATCCATGGGCGGGCGGTTATTATCCGGTCGGTTACACCTTTGAAGCATCCAATGCGATGATGGCCAGTGACCCTGAGCAGTTCAGAGCGGCGGTGCAGGCAACATTGAAGCGCCATGTGGCGGCGATCAATCAATTAACCGCGAAAGGTATGTATTTCTTCGATTACGGCAATGCATTTCTGTTGGAAGCGAGTCGGGCAGGCGCTGATATTCTTAAAGCAGACGGCTCGTTTAAGTATCCTTCCTATGTTGAAGATATTATGGGGCCGATGTGTTTTGATTATGGATTCGGTCCTTTCCGCTGGGTCTGTGCTTCATCGGATCCCCGTGATCTGGCGGTAACAGACCGGATTGCCGCAGAGATTCTGGAAGAGATGCACCAGCAGGCACCGGCAGACATTCGTCAGCAGATAGCCGATAACCTGTCATGGATTCGGCAGGCGGAACAGAACAACCTTGTGGTCGGTTCGCAAGCCCGGATTTTATATGCGGATGCCGAAGGGCGAATGCGTATTGCCGCAGCCTTTAATCAGGCTGTAAAACGTGGGGACATCTCTGCACCTGTCATTCTTGGCCGCGATCATCATGATGTATCCGGTACGGATTCGCCGTATCGGGAAACGTCCAACATTTACGATGGGTCTCGTTTCACTGCGGATATGGCGATTCACAATGTCATCGGTGATGCTTTCCGGGGAGCGACTTGGGTCAGTATTCATAACGGTGGTGGTGTCGGTTGGGGTGAAGTGATCAATGGTGGATTCGGGATGGTACTGGATGGCTCTGACGAGTGCGATACCCGGCTGAAATCAATGCTGCACTGGGATGTTAACAATGGTATTTCTCGCAGAAGCTGGGCAAGAAATGAAGGTGCGCGTTTTGCCATTCAACGGGCGATGGCACTTGAACCGCGGCTGAGAGTGACGATACCGGAAATCGCAGATGATGCATTATTGAATACGGTGGTGAAGTAACACCACCTTCACATCCGGACCGAACAGAAAGCGCCGCAGTTGCAGCGCTTTCTGATCACAATGACGATCCCCTGAGCAAAATGAGAGGATTCAGCCTGAAATTTTATCGAAAGTGGTGGTACAGCTATCGCAGAAAACATCCATAAATACTGCCACTTCGGGCATGGTTGCGGTGAGTTTTTCAATCGTTCCGTCGAGCCCTTCTTTCACATGTACGAACTCATCGTTGTTAAAGCGTAACTCATTCAAAGTTTTGATATAAGCC
It encodes the following:
- the hutI gene encoding imidazolonepropionase, which encodes MNKRLNFDSLWYGCDAATMVNGQYSVIEDAAIGVHDGRIAWIGPQAELPACDAQQQHDFHGGWVTPGLVDCHTHLVFGGNRAHEFEQRLNGMSYQAIAQRGGGIAASVQATRQETPDQLLASAARRLKSLMCDGVTTLEIKSGYGLSTEHEAKMLEVAHRLAEQYPVDIRTTCLAAHAVPPEYQGHTDAYIDYLCDELLPEIAQRELADAVDAFCETIAFSPAQVERYFRTAQSFGMPVKLHAEQLSSLGGATLAARFQALSADHLEFMTETDVAAMRESGTVAVLLPGAYFTLKETQRPPVDLLRRYQVPMAVATDINPGTSPVLSLRLMMNMACTLFGLTPEETLAATTIHAAQALGLAESHGQLSVGKVADFVCWDVASPGELSYWLGGDLLKTRVKRGVISHVDAN
- the hutG gene encoding N-formylglutamate deformylase; the encoded protein is MWMPIDQPFHFRPGQSPLLVSMPHCGTALLPGMDARLTDAAKALPDTDWHLPALYDFLAEMDVSVIQAHYSRYVVDLNRPGDDKPLYTSKTTGLFPDILFSGAPVFIDGGFDEATKARIKAEIWQPYHQKISETLAQIRDRHGYAILFDAHSIAAQVPMLFDGTLPDFNFGNNNGPACDATMLENLAELVQHSPYTHVCNGRFKGGYITRHYGQPSAQIHAVQLELSQATYLVDASQTHHSQSDASDAQPEQTIYRLDPAKQQRVGPLLQQLIQSLLAHGHPTDEVR
- a CDS encoding urocanate hydratase; translation: MTFKAMILEGIPATLPPKRERNENLSHAPKRKAILSREEKILAVRNALRYFDKQHHAELAAEFYAELETYGRIYMYRLMPDYPITARSIDAFPHQSKQAAAIMLMLSNNLDEAVAQHPQELITYGGNGAVFSNWAQYRLTMKYLAEMTDEQTLVLYSGHPMGLYPSHPNAPRVVVSNGMMIPNYSKPDDWEKFNALGVTQYGQMTAGSFMYIGPQGIVHGTTITVMNAVRMKRDRDSSTLPLFVTSGLGGMSGAQPKAAVIAHTIGVVAEINPKAAYKRHEQGWVDEVYPDLDKLIERIKQAQVDNQPVSLAYLGNIVDLWERLATEDIHIDLGSDQTSLHNPWAGGYYPVGYTFEASNAMMASDPEQFRAAVQATLKRHVAAINQLTAKGMYFFDYGNAFLLEASRAGADILKADGSFKYPSYVEDIMGPMCFDYGFGPFRWVCASSDPRDLAVTDRIAAEILEEMHQQAPADIRQQIADNLSWIRQAEQNNLVVGSQARILYADAEGRMRIAAAFNQAVKRGDISAPVILGRDHHDVSGTDSPYRETSNIYDGSRFTADMAIHNVIGDAFRGATWVSIHNGGGVGWGEVINGGFGMVLDGSDECDTRLKSMLHWDVNNGISRRSWARNEGARFAIQRAMALEPRLRVTIPEIADDALLNTVVK